A stretch of the Meles meles chromosome 19, mMelMel3.1 paternal haplotype, whole genome shotgun sequence genome encodes the following:
- the ANKRD11 gene encoding ankyrin repeat domain-containing protein 11 isoform X3, giving the protein MPRGGCSRTPQHEDASLSSDMVEKQTGKKDKDKVSLTKTPKLDRSDGGKEVRERASKRKLPFTVGANGEQKDSDTEKQGPERKRIKKEPVTRKAGLLFGMGLSGIRAGYPLSERQQVALLMQMTAEESANSPDTTPKHPSQSTVCQKGTPNSASKTKDKVNKRNERGETRLHRAAIRGDARRIKELIGEGADVNVKDFAGWTALHEACNRGYYDVAKQLLAAGAEVNTKGLDDDTPLHDAANNGHYKVVKLLLRYGGNPQQSNRKGETPLKVANSPTMVNLLLGKGTYTSSEESSTAESSEEEDAPSFAPSSSVDGNNTDSEFEKGLKHKAKNPEPQKTVTPVKDEYEFDEDDEQDRVPPVDDKHLLKKDYRKETKSNSFISIPKMEVKSYTKNNTIAPKKAAHRILSDTSDEEDVGVTVGTGEKLRLSAHTILPGNKTREPSNSKQQKEKNKVKKKRKKETKGKEVRFGKRSDKFCSSESDSESSESGEDDADSVGSSGCLKESPLVLKDPALFSSLSASSTSSHGSSAAQKHNPSHADPHTKHWRTDNWKTISSPAWSEVSSLSDSTRTRLTSESDCSSEGSSVESLKPVRKKQEHRKRGVLSEKKNSFHASVDGAIPKLDKEGKVVKKHKTKHKHKNKEKGLCSVSQELKLKSFTYEYEDPKQRPEKAILLDNDVSGDNKLKALKHDRDHFKKEERLGKMKSEEKEWLFKEEVVKVSKDEKSLKRIKDMSRAFREEKDRLSKAEKEKLVKEKSPKEEKLRLYKEERKKKSKDRLSKLEKKNDFKEDRLSKEKEKTFKEEKEKLKKEKVYKEDSSAFDEYCNKSQFLESEDTKFSLSDDQQDRWFSELSDSSFDFKGDDSWDSPVTDYRDVKSDPVARLILETVKEDSKDKKRENKGREKRDYGDKRSDRDVFFRKKDRDCLDKSCERRKEQVEKHKGVPSCLPDKKRRESAEGGRDRKDLLESTKERKDSRAKPEEAYREELKELGGEASFKDRPDCDFGKGLEPWERLHPAREKEKKEKVKLEKYKDKSSDKDKSEKSILEKCQKDKEFDKCFKEKKETKEKHKETHSKDKERKASLDQVREKREKTFPGLLPEDVPERKDEKKGKEKSWYIADIFTDESEDEKDAHAAGGLRLGEAGDAPRADGAPDADRPRKHSADRQHSEKQKDRELREKKKEKGVPEGSKDKKEKILEKHKDKKDKDCAEKYKDRKDRASVESTQEKKSKQKPPEKVERKLPAEDKAKSRHRERPDREHGRDRKASRSVEAEKSLLEKLEEEGLHAYREDSNDKASEVSSDSFTDRGQEPGLSALLEVSFTEPPEEKVKEKERHRHSSSSSKKSHDRERIKKDKSEKREKSDDYKDSGGRKDPSQYDKDFSDADAYGIPYGSKADAEDGLDKAIELFSSEKKEKNDSERETSKKVEKELKPYGSSAASALKERRRREKHREKWRDDRDKHRDRHGDGLLRHHKDEQKPVARDKDNPPNPLRDKCREESLKLSETKLKEKFRENPEKEKGDPAKVSNGNEKLPVSREPGKRDARPREKLLGDGDLMMTSFERMLSQKDLEVEERHKRHKERMKQMEKMRHRSGDPKLRERTKPMEDARKKSLDAAPKRPPAAEPAPRDRKPKDSAPPAENKPPPGPAADARDWLAGPHMKEVLPASPRPDQGRPTGVPTPASVVSCPSYEEAMHTPRTPSCSADDYSDLLFDCADPQPVSSTSARACSPSFFDRFSVATSGISETASQTPTRPLCTSLYRSVSVDIRRTPEEEFSAGDKLFRQQSVPAAPAYDSPGQHLEDKAPGPPGPAEKFTCLSPGYYSPDYGIPSPKADALHCPPAAVVTVTPSPEGAFSGLQAKSPPAHRDELLAPSMEGALPPDLGVPLDATEAQQATAAIIPPEPSYLEPLDEGPFSTVITEEPVEWTHPAASEQGLSCSLMGGTPENPVSWPVGPDLLLKSPQRLPESPQHFCPSEAVHPAAAGPFGATEPPYPGSPDSYPLSATEPGHEGAKGDAAETVPASVSAPEEPAAFAPTSRLEPFFTNCKPLPEAPPDMAPEPACLTTVTQVQALGPMESNFLENGHDLSALGQVEPVPWPDGFPSAEDDLDLGPFSLPELPPLQAKDVSDVETEPIEETALAPPEETAPGLPVVPNGGDGPAAAAEDQPVLPPDQGAPRLPTEPEPEPPEEPKPDATLEAAVEGGAVSEARVPEDSDSSLGPAVAPPEEQPPPGGGEEEAEGQDPPAASHGVPDAPGDGSAQALAADGAGPLDGAGLDGPLGGVQPDATEPEPKPAAEAPKAPKVEEIPQRMTRNRAQMLANQNKQSSPPSEKEPAPAPRAKGRCCEEDDPQAQHPRKRRFQRSSQQLQHQLHTSTRQTREVIQQTLAAIVDAIKLDAIEPYHSDRSNPYFEYLQIRKKIEEKRKILCYISPQAPQCYAEYVTYTGSYLLDGKPLSKLHIPVIAPPPSLAEPLKELFKQQETVRGKLRLQHSIEREKLIVSCEQEILRVHCRAARTIANQAVPFSACTMLLDSEVYNMPLESQGDENKSVRDRFNARQFISWLQDVDDKYDRMKTCLLMRQQHEAAALNAVQRMEWQLKVQELDPAGHKSLCVNEVPSFYVPMVDVNDDFVLLPA; this is encoded by the exons AGAAGCAGGGTCCTGAGCGGAAGAGGATCAAGAAGGAGCCTGTCACCCGGAAGGCCGGACTGCTGTTTGGCATGGGGCTGTCCGGGATCCGAGCCGGCTACCCCCTCTCCGAGCGCCAGCAGGTGGCTCTCCTCATGCAGATGACTGCCGAGGAGTCCGCCAACAGCCCAG ACACAACACCAAAGCACCCCTCCCAGTCGACAGTGTGTCAGAAGGGGACGCCTAACTCTGCCtcaaaaaccaaagacaaagtgAACAAGCGCAACGAGCGTGGAGAGACCCGCCTGCATCGCGCGGCCATCCGCGGGGACGCCCGGCGCATCAAGGAGCTCATCGGCGAGGGTGCGGATGTCAACGTCAAGGACTTCGCAG GCTGGACGGCGCTGCACGAGGCGTGTAACCGCGGCTACTATGACGTCGCCAAACAGCTGCTGGCCGCGGGGGCGGAGGTGAACACCAAGGGCCTGGACGACGACACGCCCCTGCACGATGCGGCCAACAACGGGCACTACAAG GTGGTGAAGCTCTTGTTACGGTATGGAGGGAACCCTCAGCAAAGCAACCGGAAAGGCGAGACGCCGCTAAAGGTGGCCAACTCCCCGACCATGGTGAATCTCCTGTTGGGCAAGGGGACCTACACGTCCAGCGAGGAGAGCTCTACCG CAGAGAGCTCGGAGGAGGAAGACGCCCCGTCGTTTGCACCTTCCAGCTCCGTTGACGGCAATAACACGGACTCTGAGTTTGAGAAGGGCCTGAAGCACAAGGCTAAGAACCCAGAGCCCCAGAAGACTGTGACCCCCGTCAAGGACGAGTACGAGTTTGACGAGGATGACGAGCAGGACAGAGTCCCTCCCGTGGAtgacaaacatttactgaaaaaggattacagaaaagaaactaaatcaaatagttttatttctatacccaaaatggaagtgaaaagttACACTAAAAATAACACAATTGCACCAAAGAAGGCGGCTCATCGCATCTTGTCAGATACATCGGACGAGGAGGATGTCGGTGTCACTGTGGGGACGGGAGAGAAGCTGAGACTCTCGGCACACACGATACTGCCTGGTAACAAGACACGGGAACCCTCCAATTCcaagcagcagaaggaaaaaaataaagtgaaaaagaagcgaaagaaagagacaaaaggcAAAGAAGTGCGATTTGGGAAGAGGAGTGACAAGTTCTGTTCGTCAGAGTCAGACAGCGAGTCCTCGGAGAGCGGCGAGGACGACGCGGACTCGGTGGGGAGCTCCGGCTGCCTCAAGGAGTCCCCGCTGGTGCTGAAGGACCCGGCCCTGTTCAGCTCTCTGTCCGCCTCCTCCACCTCGTCCCACGGGAGCTCCGCTGCCCAGAAGCATAACCCCAGCCACGCAGACCCTCACACCAAGCACTGGCGGACGGACAATTGGAAAACCATCTCCTCGCCAGCCTGGTCTGAGGTGAGCTCTTTATCAGACTCCACAAGGACGAGACTGACAAGCGAGTCTGACTGCTCCTCTGAGGGCTCCAGCGTGGAGTCGCTCAAGCCCGTGCGGAAGAAGCAGGAGCACAGGAAGAGGGGCGTCCTGTCGGAGAAGAAGAACTCTTTCCACGCCAGCGTGGATGGCGCCATCCCCAAGCTGGACAAGGAGGGGAAGGTCGTCAAGAAACACAAAAcgaaacacaaacacaaaaacaaagagaaagggcTGTGCTCGGTCAGTCAGGAACTCAAGCTGAAAAGCTTCACCTACGAGTATGAGGACCCCAAGCAGAGGCCCGAGAAGGCCATACTTCTGGACAACGACGTTTCCGGCGACAACAAGTTGAAAGCCTTGAAGCACGACAGGGACCACTTCAAGAAGGAGGAGAGACTTGGCAAAATGAAGTCTGAGGAGAAGGAATGGCTCTTTAAAGAGGAGGTGGTCAAGGTTTCCAAGGATGAAAAGTCCCTGAAGAGAATCAAAGACATGAGCAGGGCTTTCCGAGAAGAAAAGGACCGTCTGAGTAAAGCGGAAAAGGAGAAGTTAGTGAAGGAGAAGTCTCCTAAGGAGGAAAAGCTGAGGCTGtacaaggaggaaaggaagaagaagtccAAAGATAGACTCTCAAAATTAGAGAAGAAGAATGATTTCAAAGAAGACAGActttcaaaggagaaagagaaaactttcaaagaagagaaagaaaaactcaaaaaagaaaaggtttataAGGAAGACTCGTCCGCTTTCGACGAATACTGTAACAAAAGTCAGTTTCTGGAGAGCGAAGACACCAAGTTCAGCCTTTCTGATGACCAGCAGGACAGGTGGTTTTCCGAGCTGTCTGACTCGTCCTTCGATTTCAAAGGGGACGACAGCTGGGATTCTCCGGTGACGGACTACAGGGACGTGAAGAGTGACCCTGTGGCCAGGCTGATCCTGGAAACCGTGAAAGAGGACAGCAAGGACAAGAAGCGGGAAAACAAGGGCCGCGAGAAGCGAGACTATGGGGACAAGCGGAGCGACAGAGACGTTTTCTTCCGGAAGAAGGACAGGGACTGTCTGGACAAGAGCTGCGAGAGGCGGAAGGAGCAGGTGGAGAAGCACAAAGGCGTCCCCAGCTGCCTCCCTGACAAGAAGAGGAGGGAGTCTGCAGAGGGCGGACGGGACAGGAAGGACCTCCTCGAGAGCACCAAGGAGCGGAAGGACAGCCGGGCCAAGCCCGAGGAGGCGTACCGGGAGGAGCTGAAGGAGCTGGGCGGTGAGGCCAGCTTCAAGGACAGGCCCGACTGCGACTTCGGGAAGGGCCTGGAGCCCTGGGAGAGACTGCACCCCgccagagaaaaggagaaaaaggagaaagtgaagttagagaaatacaaagacaAGTCCAGTGACAAAGATAAAAGCGAAAAATCTATCCTGGAGAAATGTCAGAAGGACAAGGAATTTGATAaatgttttaaagagaaaaaagagactaAGGAGAAGCATAAAGAGACACACAGCAAAGACAAGGAGAGGAAAGCGTCTCTGGaccaagtgagagagaaaagggagaagacttTCCCTGGGCTTCTCCCCGAGGACGTCCCCGAGAGGAAGGacgagaagaaggggaaggagaagagctGGTACATCGCAGACATCTTCACCGACGAGAGCGAGGACGAGAAGGACGCACACGCGGCCGGCGGGCTCCGACTCGGGGAGGCCGGGGATGCGCCGCGGGCTGACGGCGCCCCGGACGCTGACCGGCCCCGGAAGCACTCCGCCGACCGGCAGCACTCGGAGAAACAGAAGGACCGGGAGCTccgagagaagaaaaaggagaagggggTCCCAGAAGGCAGCAAAGACAAGAAGGAGAAAATTCTCGAGAAGCACAAAGACAAGAAGGACAAGGACTGTGCCGAAAAGTACAAGGACAGGAAAGACCGGGCGTCCGTCGAGTCCactcaggaaaagaaaagcaaacagaagccCCCAGAGAAGGTGGAGAGGAAGCTGCCTGCTGAGGACAAGGCCAAGAGCCGGCACCGGGAGAGGCCGGACAGGGAGCACGGCCGGGACAGGAAAGCGTCAAGGAGCGTGGAGGCCGAGAAGAGCCTGCtggagaagctggaggaggagggcctgCACGCCTACAGGGAGGACTCCAACGACAAGGCCAGCGAGGTGTCCTCGGACAGCTTCACGGACCGCGGGCAGGAGCCAGGCCTCAGCGCCCTCCTGGAGGTGTCCTTCACAGAGCCCCCAGAGGAAAAGGtcaaggagaaagagaggcaCAGACACTCTTCGTCCTCGTCCAAGAAAAGCCACGATCGAGAGAGAATCAAGAAAGACAAGTccgagaagagagaaaagagtgatGATTACAAGGACTCTGGCGGCAGGAAGGACCCCAGCCAGTACGACAAGGACTTCTCTGACGCCGACGCTTACGGGATTCCTTACGGCTCGAAAGCCGACGCGGAGGACGGGTTAGATAAAGCCATCGAGCTCTTCTCctctgagaagaaagagaagaacgATTCTGAAAGAGAAACCTCCAAAAAGGTAGAGAAAGAGCTGAAGCCCTACGGGTCCAGCGCCGCCAGCGCCCTCAAGGAgcggaggaggagggagaagcaccGGGAGAAGTGGAGGGACGACAGGGACAAGCACCGGGACAGGCACGGGGACGGGCTCCTGCGGCACCACAAGGACGAGCAGAAGCCTGTGGCCAGAGACAAGGACAACCCCCCAAACCCACTCAGAGACAAGTGCCGGGAGGAGAGCCTGAAGCTCAGTGAGACCAAACTGAAGGAGAAGTTCCGGGAAAACCCCGAGAAGGAGAAGGGTGACCCAGCGAAGGTCAGCAACGGAAACGAGAAGCTGCCAGTGTCCAGAGAGCCGGGCAAGAGAGACGCCCGGCCCAGAGAGAAGCTTCTGGGGGACGGTGACCTGATGATGACCAGCTTCGAGCGCATGCTGTCCCAGAAGGACCTGGAGGTCGAGGAGCGCCACAAGCGGCACAAGGAGCGGATGAAGCAGATGGAGAAGATGCGGCACCGGTCCGGGGACCCGAAGCTCAGGGAGAGGACGAAGCCCATGGAGGACGCGCGCAAGAAGAGTCTGGACGCCGCTCCCAAGAGGCCGCCGGCAGCGGAGCCCGCTCCCAGGGATAGGAAGCCCAAGGACTCGGCCCCACCCGCTGAGAACAAGCCCCCCCCGGGACCGGCCGCGGACGCGAGGGACTGGCTGGCGGGGCCACACATGAAAGAGGTCCTGCCCGCTTCGCCCCGGCCTGACCAGGGCCGGCCCACCGGGGTGCCCACACCCGCATCCGTGGTGTCGTGCCCCAGCTATGAGGAGGCCATGCACACGCCCAGGACGCCGTCCTGCAGCGCCGACGACTACTCTGACCTCCTCTTCGACTGCGCAGACCCCCAGCCCGTGTCCAGCACGTCCGCCCGCGCCTGCTCCCCATCCTTCTTCGACAGGTTCTCCGTGGCCACGAGCGGGATTTCGGAGACCGCAAGCCAGACGCCTACGAGGCCGTTGTGCACAAGCCTTTACCGTTCGGTGTCCGTCGACATCAGGAGGACCCCCGAGGAAGAGTTCAGCGCCGGGGACAAGCTGTTCCGGCAGCAGAGCGTCCCCGCCGCGCCCGCTTACGACTCCCCAGGGCAGCACCTGGAGGACAAGGCTCCTGGGCCCCCGGGTCCTGCCGAGAAGTTCACCTGCTTGTCTCCGGGGTACTATTCCCCGGACTACGgcatcccctcccccaaagcGGACGCCCTGCACTGCCCGCCTGCGGCCGTGGTCACCGTCACGCCCTCCCCAGAGGGTGCCTTCTCTGGTTTACAAGCAAAGTCCCCCCCTGCACACCGAGATGAGCTGTTGGCCCCATCCATGGAGGGAGCCCTTCCCCCTGACTTGGGCGTTCCTCTGGACGCCACTGAGGCCCAGCAGGCCACGGCCGCCATCATCCCCCCGGAGCCCAGCTACCTGGAGCCGCTGGACGAGGGGCCCTTCAGCACGGTCATCACCGAGGAGCCCGTCGAGTGGACGCACCCAGCGGCCTCGGAGCAGGGCCTCTCCTGCAGCCTGATGGGGGGCACCCCTGAGAACCCGGTCAGCTGGCCTGTGGGGCCGGACCTCCTGCTTAAGTCCCCCCAGCGACTCCCTGAGTCCCCACAGCATTTCTGCCCCAGTGAGGCCGTCCACCCTGCTGCTGCGGGGCCCTTTGGCGCCACAGAACCCCCTTACCCGGGCTCCCCTGACTCGTACCCTCTGTCGGCCACCGAGCCTGGACACGAGGGCGCCAAGGGTGACGCAGCAGAGACGGTCCCGGCCTCCGTCTCTGCCCCAGAGGAGCCAGCGGCCTTTGCCCCCACCTCCAGGCTGGAGCCCTTCTTCACCAACTGCAAACCGCTGCCGGAAGCGCCCCCGGACATGGCCCCAGAGCCGGCATGTTTGACCACCGTGACTCAGGTGCAGGCTCTGGGGCCCATGGAAAGTAACTTCCTGGAAAATGGGCACGATCTGTCGGCCCTTGGCCAGGTGGAGCCGGTGCCTTGGCCTGACGGCTTCCCCAGCGCTGAGGATGACCTGGATCTGGGGCCCTTCTCGCTGCCAGAGCTTCCCCCTCTTCAAGCGAAAGACGTTTCTGATGTTGAAACAGAACCTATAGAGGAGACTGCCCTCGCTCCTCCGGAAGAGACCGCCCCGGGGCTCCCTGTCGTCCCAAACGGTGGGGATGGCCCTGCGGCAGCTGCCGAGGACCAGCCTGTGCTGCCTCCTGACCAGGGGGCCCCGCGGCTCCCCACCGAGCCGGAGCCTGAGCCTCCCGAGGAGCCCAAGCCAGATGCCACATTGGAAGCTGCGGTGGAAGGGGGGGCCGTGTCGGAGGCGAGGGTCCCCGAGGACTCGGACTCCAGCCTGGGGCCCGCGGTGGCGCCCCCCGAGGAGCAGCCGCCGCCGGGGGGCggagaggaggaggctgagggccAAGATCCGCCGGCCGCGTCCCACGGCGTGCCTGACGCCCCCGGGGACGGCTCGGCCCAGGCGCTCGCGGCGGACGGGGCTGGCCCCCTCGATGGTGCCGGTCTCGACGGACCTCTGGGCGGCGTCCAGCCTGACGCCACGGAGCCGGAACCCAAACCCGCGGCCGAAGCCCCGAAGGCCCCCAAAGTGGAGGAGATCCCGCAGCGCATGACCCGGAACCGGGCGCAGATGCTGGCCAACCAGAACAAGCAGAGCTCGCCGCCCTCGGAGAAGGagcccgcgcccgcgccccgcGCCAAGGGCCGCTGCTGCGAGGAGGACGACCCGCAGGCCCAGCACCCCCGCAAGCGCCGCTTCCAGCGCTCCAGCCAGCAGCTGCAGCACCAGCTGCACACGTCCACGCGGCAGACGCGGGAGGTGATCCAGCAGACGCTGGCCGCCATCGTGGACGCCATCAAGCTGGACGCCATCGAGCCCTACCACAGCGACCGGTCCAACCCGTACTTCGAGTACCTGCAGATCAGGAAGAAGATCGAGGAGAAGCGCAAGATCCTGTGCTACATCAGCCCGCAGGCCCCGCAGTGCTACGCCGAGTACGTCACCTACACGGGCTCCTACCTGCTGGACGGCAAGCCGCTGAGCAAGCTGCACATCCCCGTG ATTGCGCCCCCTCCTTCCCTGGCGGAGCCCCTGAAGGAGCTGTTCAAGCAGCAGGAGACCGTGCGGGGAAAGCTGCGTCTGCAGCACAGCATCGAGCGG GAAAAGCTCATTGTCTCCTGCGAGCAGGAGATCCTGCGGGTTCACTGCCGGGCGGCGAGGACCATCGCGAACCAGGCGGTGCCGTTCAGCGCCTGCACCATGCTGCTGGACTCGGAGGTCTACAACATGCCGCTGGAGAGCCAG GGCGACGAGAACAAGTCCGTGCGCGACCGCTTCAACGCCCGCCAGTTCATCTCCTGGCTGCAGGACGTGGACGACAAGTACGACCGCATGAAG ACGTGTCTCCTGATGCGGCAACAGCACGAGGCCGCGGCCCTCAACGCCGTGCAGAGGATGGAGTGGCAGCTGAAGGTCCAGGAGCTGGACCCCGCCGGGCACAAGTCCCTGTGCGTGAACGAGGTGCCCTCCTTCTACGTGCCCATGGTCGACGTCAACGATGACTTCGTGCTTCTGCCGGCCTGA